From Bradyrhizobium sp. sBnM-33:
TACGTATACAGCAAAAACACCACCGTCCCCACGATCGCGGCCGCTGCCATGAACAGCAGCACCGCAGGCAGTCCGAACATTGCCGCGACCACGCCGGTTGCCGATTGCATCAGCGCGGCGCCGAGGAAGAACGCGAGGTTGACGGCGGAGAGCGCCTTGCCGGCGTTCTGCGCGCCCGCCAGTTGCCGCGTCATGCCGAAGAGCAGCGGCTGCGCCGATATGGCGATGCCGATCAGCCCCAGCAGCACGCTGTCGAGTCGCGGCGGCATCGCCGTCATCCCGAACAGTTCCGAAAGCGGATAATGCGGCGCGCCCGCCGCCATCAGCGCGAGCAACACGGCTACGAAGGAATGGGTGGCGGCCAGCACCTCGCGGCGGTGCCCGATATTGCGGTCGAGGATGCCGATCAAGAGGGGACCAACGATCAACGCCAGCGTGAACAGGCCGAGCGCGTTGCCGGCCTCGATGCGGCCAACACCCTTGACCTCCATCAGCCAGGGTCCGCCCCATAATCCGCGCAACACCAGCGAGACCGCCAGCGAGACCAGCGACAGCGCGATCAGACCGCGCAGTGGGCGCGACAAGCCGATGCGCAGCACTTCGGCCATTTGCGACAATGGCGAGGAGTCATCGGCATGCGCGGCCGGCTGCTTCGGCACCAGCGCGAATACCGCCACTGCTACTACGGCGCCGAAGCCAGCGGAAATCCAGAATCCCGCGCGCCAGCCAAAATGTTCTACGACGAAAGCCAGCGGGCTCGACGACAGCAGCATGCCGACATTGCCGATCGAGAGGATGATGCCGGACCACAGGCCGAAGCGCGCCGCCGACATCTGTTTCGCCGCCAGCGTCATCGGGCACATCAGCATGCCCGAGGTCGCGACCCCGAGCAGGAACTGGCCGAACAGAAAGCTCTCCGGCCCGGTGGCCAGACCCGACGCCAGCGCGCCGACGATGGTTCCCGCCAGCAGACTGAGCGACACCGGCCGCACGCCAAAGCGATCCATCGCTGCGCCGACCGGAATCTGCGAGGCGGCAAAGCCGAAATGATAGATCGAGGTTAGGCTCGCCAGCGTCTGCGAGGGCGTTTTGAAATCGGCCGCCATCACGTCGAGGCTCACGGCCGGAATGGTTCGCAGCAGCGTCGACAACATGTGACCGCAGGCCAGCGCCAGCAGCGCAAAAATCAGTGCGCGGAAATTGACATCCGCACCGTCGGCCTTGCCGTCGTCCATGAGCCGTCTCGCCCCAAACTGTTTCGGGGCGAGGTAGCACCAATATGGTGGGAATGCGAATCCGCCCGCTCGCGGCGATCAGCTCCTGTGGAACACCAGCGTTCGCAGTTCGATGCTCTCGCGCGGCGGCGCATCGGCCGGCGTAGTCGGATCGACGAAGGCGGTATGCGGCCCGAACCGTGTGCGGCCGTCGGTTGCTGAATCGTAGCACTTCAAGAGCAGCGCCTCGTCGGTCCGCATTTCCGGAATGTAGTACCAGCGATGGTTCGGGTTGTATTTTACCGAATATGTTTCGCCGCTGCGGTTTGGATAGATCAGGTCGGAAGCAACGAGATCGCCCGGCTCCACCGTCTGGCCGTCGCACATTGCCAGCGGCGTATCGCGCAACGGACCCCGGATCGGCCGCCAGACATTGACGACCTGCACCCGTCCCTTCAGAAGCTCGTCAGCCTCATCCGGCAAATGCTCGCGCACGCGGTTGGCGCCTAATTTATCGGTCTGGTCGACATGGACGCGCGTGGCCGGCTGCCGTGGGCCAGCGCCCCTGATATCGGCGGCGCCCTCCACGCGTTTGCGCACGGTGTGATCGAAGATGAAGACGCGGTCGGCTTTGAGGGTCGCCTTCAGGAAGGCTTCCACGGCGGGGTAGTAGACGTTCTTCACTTCCTTATCGTCGTAGAAATTCCTGACGATGGTGGGATGGCGGACCAGCGCAAAACCCTCGCGGTCCAAAGAGAGGTTGGCGGCGATCAGGCGCGCGTCGAAGATCGGGACGTTGTGCGGCTCGGGCAGCGCGGTGGATTTGGGTTCGCCCGGCGGCGGATCGAAGGCGTAGGTGCGGGGCTTTCCCGGCGTGGGCGCGAGATAGTTCAGCTCGGCGGTGACGAAGGGAAGCGATTCGAGTTTTGCTTGCTGCAGGCCCATGGTGGTCTCCTGGACTCCATTGTTGTTCTTTTTGATGTTGGCGCGGCCGCCGAGCCCCACAAGGCGCGTTCGAAAATAGCAACATTGCCGTTCCCGACCGGGGCAAACGGGAAAAATCCTTGTCGAACACGCCTGCCAAACCGGATGGTATTTCCGCCGCTCACGCGTCCGTCATCGGATGTGGCGCGTTGACCCTGCGATGAGGCACGGCAACAATGGGTTCACTCGACCAGTTCCGGTTCAACTAGGCAGAAGAACATGCAAGTCACGATGAAGGACAGGGTCGCCGTCGTCACCGGCGGCAGCAAGGGAATTGGCCTCGCCGTCGCCCGGCAATTCGCCGCCTCCGGCGCCAAAGTGGCGATCCTCGCGCGCGGCGCAGCCGATCTGACAGCGGCGCGGGAGCTGCTCGCTAAGGACGGACTGGAAGTTCGCGACTACGTTTGCAACGTCTCGAAGGCGGAAGACATCGGCAATGCGCATGAAAGGATTGTCGCCGATCTCGGCCCGGTCGACATCCTCATCAACAATGCAGGCACCGCGCGGACGATGGCGTTCGAGAACATCAGCGACGAGGCCTGGCAGGAAGACCTCGACCTCAAACTATTCGCTGCGATCCGCTTCAGCCGGCTGGTCTGGCCGGGCATGAAGGCGCGCAAGTGGGGCCGCATCATCAACGTGCTCAATACCTACGCCAAAGCGCCGGCGGCCTCCTCGGCGCCGACCTCGGTCTCCCGCGCGGCCGGCATGGCGCTGACCAAGGTGATGGCGAGCGAGGGCGGCGAGCACAACATTCTGGTCAATGCCATGCTGGTTGGCCTGATCATGAGCGATCAGTGGGTCAAGCGCCACGCCGCGCAGGTACCCGATATGGACTTCGAGATGTTTGCCAAGAACCTTGCCAAGGGCACGCCCTTGGGGCGCATCGGCACAGCGGAGGAATTCGCCAATCTGGCCTGCTTCCTAGCCTCCGAGCAGGGCTCGTTCATCACCGGCACGGCGATCAATGTCGATGGCGGGCGGTCACCGGTGGTGTGAGGAGACGATTTCATCGTTAAGCGTCGCGGTGCAGCGTGAAACGCTGCTCCGCAGAGCCGGGACCTACGGCTGGACCCCGGATCAGCAGCGCACCACGCCGCAAATGCGGCGCGCTGCGCAGCATCCGGGGAGCGCAAGCCCAGCAAACAAAAAGGCCCCCGTCGCCAGGGGCCATTTCGCTTTTCTTAAACCGCGTCCTTGGCGGCCTTGACCGGGCGGGCCCGGACGATCTTGCGGGCCGGCTTGGCCTTGAACATCATTTCCTCGCCCGTGAAGGGGTTGGTGCCCTTCCGAGCCTTGGTCGCCGGCTTCTTGACCACGACAAACTTCGCGAAGCCGGGAACGAGGAATACCCCGTTCTTCTTCAGTTCCTTGTGACCGACGTCGACGAGCGTGTCCATCACGCTCTTGACCTCTTTCTTCGAAACTTCGGTGGTGGTCGCGATCTTCTCGATCAGCTGCGACTTAGACATTTGGGTGGCCATGGTTGCTCCATTGATTCTGGCACAGGCGACGATATGGCGGAAACCGCCTAAAAAACAGGGTTTCCGACATTCTGCACAACTATCTCGCTAGTCGAGTTGCAGTGATTCGTCCAATTTTTCGCTGAAATTCAGGCCTCCAAAGCCGCCGGACCCTGTTTTTAAGGGGTTTGAGGCGCCTTGTTCGGGACTTTACCCGCCAATCCCAGACTGCGCCCGCCGCTTAGCCTCTATTCTGGCGAGCCGCGATTTCGCCCTCACGAGCAAAAAATCGGCAGATCGAATGGCCGGCGAGCACGTTGTTTTCTGGCAGGATTTTCCGCACCCGCGCGGCGATTTGAAAATGACTCGCGTTGGCATTCCATCGTAACATCGAGCTCAAGGCGGACGCGTGAACGGTCCGCCGTCAATATTTGTTCGGAGACTTCGCATGGATTTGACGCGCCTTGAGATCAATCGCCGCACCGCGCTGCTGACGTCGGCGGCCATTGCGGCCAACGTGGTCAATCCGATGCGGGCCTTTGCGCAGGAAACGCCGCGCAAGGGCGGCGTGTTTACCGTCCATTACGCCGCCGAGCAGCGCCAGCTCAACCCGAGCATTCAGGCTTCCACCGGCGTCTACATCATCGGCGGCAAGATCCAGGAGAACCTCGTCGATCTCGACGCCAGCGGCCAGCCGGTCGGCGTGCTCGCGGAGAGCTGGGAGGCCACCCCCGACGGCAAGACCGTGACCTTCAAGCTGCGCAAGGGCATCACCTGGCATGACGGCAAGCCGTTCACCTCGGCCGACGTCGAATTCACCGCCATGAACATGTGGAAGAAGATCCTCAATTACGGATCGACGCTGCAACTCTTCCTGACCGCGGTCGAGACGCCTGATGCCCACACCGCGATCTTCAAGTACGAGCGGCCGATGCCGCTGAATCTCCTGCTCCGCGCCCTGCCCGATCTCGGCTACGTCTCGGCCAAGCATCTCTACGAGAGCGGCGACATCCGCCAGAACCCGACCAATCTTTCGCCTGTCGGCACCGGTCCGTTCAAGTTCGTCAGATACGAGCGCGGACAATATATCATTGCCGACCGCAATCCGGATTACTGGCGCCCTAACGCGCCCTATCTTGATCGCATCGTCTGGCGCGTGATCACCGATCGCGCCTCGGCCGCGGCGCAAATGGAAGCCGGCGAACTTCACTACGCTCCATTCTCGAGCCTGACGCTCTCGGATTTGGCGCGGCTTTCCAAGGACAAGCGCTTCATCGTCTCGACCAAGGGCAATGAAGGCAACGCGCGCACCAATACGCTCGAGTTCAACTTCCGCCGCAAGGAATTGTCCGACATCCGCGTCCGCCGCGCGATTGCGCATGCGATCAACGTGCCGTTCTTCATCGAAAATTTTCTCGGCGATTTCGCCAAGCTCGGCACCGGACCGATCCCCTCGACCTCGACCGATTTCTATCCGGGCCCGAACACGCCGCAATACCCCTACGACAAAGCCAAGGCCGCGGCGCTGCTGAATGAAGCCGGCTACAAGCCGGGCACCGGCGGCACGCGCTTCACGCTAAAACTGTTGCCCGCGCCGTGGGGCGAGGACATCTCGCTGTGGTCGACCTTCGTCCAGCAGTCGCTGGGCGAGATCGGCATCCCGATCGAGATCGTGCGCAACGACGGCGGCGGCTTCCTAAAGCAGGTCTATGACGAGCACGCCTTCGACCTCGCCACCGGCTGGCACCAATACCGTAACGATCCCGCGGTCTCGACCACGGTCTGGTATCGCTCGGGTCAGCCGAAGGGCGCGCCCTGGACCAACCAGTGGGGCTGGGAAGACAAGAACGTCGACAAGACCATCGACGATGCCGCGACCGAAATCGATCCGGCCAAACGCAAGGCGCTCTATACCCAGTTCGTCAAGGAAGTGAACACGGAGCTGCCGGTCTGGATGCCGATCGAGCAGATTTTCGTCACCACGATTACAGCGAAGGCACGCAACCATTCCAATACCCCGCGCTGGGGATCGACGAGCTGGCACGATCTTTGGCTTTCCGCTTGACGCCATATCCGCCAAGATAGGTCTATGCGCATTCTGAGCCTAGCGGGGCGGCGGCTTGCCGCCTCGATCCCGACCCTCGTTCTGATTCTGATCGGTGTGTTCCTGCTGCTGCAGTTCGCACCGGGCGACACCGTCGATGCCATGATGGCGCAGATGGGCGGCGGCGATGCTGCGACCGCCAAGGAGCTGCGGAAATTCTACGGGCTCGACCTCTCGATCCCGGCGCAGCTCGGCAATTACCTCTGGCGGCTGGTGCGGCTCGATCTCGGCTTCTCCTCGATCTACGGCAAGCCGGTGGCCTCGGTCATCCTGGAGCGGCTGCCTCCGACGATCCTGTTGATGACGGCCTCGCTGTCGTTTGCATTTTTCTTCGGTCTCGTCTTCGGCGTGATCGCCGCCCGCAGCGTCAACCGTTGGCCCGATACGCTGATCTCCACGCTTGGCCTGATCTTCTACGCCACGCCCTCGTTCTGGTTTGGCTTGATGGCCATTGTCGTGTTCTCGGTCTATCTGCAATGGCTGCCGCCCGGCGGTTTTGAGGACATCGGAACGGTCCGGACCGGCATCTGGCGAGCCCTCGATATCGCAAGCCACCTGGTGCTGCCGACGCTGACGCTCGGGCTGATCTTCCTGGCGATCTATTTGCGCATCATGCGCGCCTCGATGCTGGAAGTGCTGAACCTCGACTACGTCCGCACCGCGCGCGCAAAGGGCCTCGACGAGACGCGCGTGGTGACGCGGCACGTGCTGCGCAATGCGCTGTTGCCGATGGTGACGCTGATCGGGCTGCAGGCCGGCACCATGCTGGGCGGTTCAGTGGTGGTCGAAAGCGTGTTCTCGTTGCCGGGGCTCGGGCGGCTTGCCTACGAGTCTGTGGTGCAGCGCGATCTCAATACGCTGCTTGGTATCGTGTTCGTCTCGGCGCTGCTCGTCATCACCGTGAACTTCATCGTCGACCTCATCTATGCGCGGCTCGACCCGCGCATCACGGCGGAGGGTTAGGGCCATGGATGCGGTCAAGCGTTACTTCCGAAGCCCCGCCGCGGTGGCAGGCCTGATCCTGCTCGTGATCGTGATCGCGATGGCGATCTCCGCCGGCTGGTTCTATCCACGCGATCCGCTGGCGCTCGCTGGCCGACCGCTGGTCTGGCCGTTCTCCAATCCGCGTTTCCTGCTCGGCACCGACAATTCAGGACGCGATATCGCAGCCCAAATTTTCTACGGTGCGCGGATATCGCTCTTGATCGGCGGCGTCGCAACCGCAATCGCGATCCTGAT
This genomic window contains:
- a CDS encoding MFS transporter, with the translated sequence MDDGKADGADVNFRALIFALLALACGHMLSTLLRTIPAVSLDVMAADFKTPSQTLASLTSIYHFGFAASQIPVGAAMDRFGVRPVSLSLLAGTIVGALASGLATGPESFLFGQFLLGVATSGMLMCPMTLAAKQMSAARFGLWSGIILSIGNVGMLLSSSPLAFVVEHFGWRAGFWISAGFGAVVAVAVFALVPKQPAAHADDSSPLSQMAEVLRIGLSRPLRGLIALSLVSLAVSLVLRGLWGGPWLMEVKGVGRIEAGNALGLFTLALIVGPLLIGILDRNIGHRREVLAATHSFVAVLLALMAAGAPHYPLSELFGMTAMPPRLDSVLLGLIGIAISAQPLLFGMTRQLAGAQNAGKALSAVNLAFFLGAALMQSATGVVAAMFGLPAVLLFMAAAAIVGTVVFLLYT
- a CDS encoding CmcJ/NvfI family oxidoreductase; translation: MGLQQAKLESLPFVTAELNYLAPTPGKPRTYAFDPPPGEPKSTALPEPHNVPIFDARLIAANLSLDREGFALVRHPTIVRNFYDDKEVKNVYYPAVEAFLKATLKADRVFIFDHTVRKRVEGAADIRGAGPRQPATRVHVDQTDKLGANRVREHLPDEADELLKGRVQVVNVWRPIRGPLRDTPLAMCDGQTVEPGDLVASDLIYPNRSGETYSVKYNPNHRWYYIPEMRTDEALLLKCYDSATDGRTRFGPHTAFVDPTTPADAPPRESIELRTLVFHRS
- a CDS encoding SDR family oxidoreductase, giving the protein MQVTMKDRVAVVTGGSKGIGLAVARQFAASGAKVAILARGAADLTAARELLAKDGLEVRDYVCNVSKAEDIGNAHERIVADLGPVDILINNAGTARTMAFENISDEAWQEDLDLKLFAAIRFSRLVWPGMKARKWGRIINVLNTYAKAPAASSAPTSVSRAAGMALTKVMASEGGEHNILVNAMLVGLIMSDQWVKRHAAQVPDMDFEMFAKNLAKGTPLGRIGTAEEFANLACFLASEQGSFITGTAINVDGGRSPVV
- a CDS encoding HU family DNA-binding protein, which translates into the protein MATQMSKSQLIEKIATTTEVSKKEVKSVMDTLVDVGHKELKKNGVFLVPGFAKFVVVKKPATKARKGTNPFTGEEMMFKAKPARKIVRARPVKAAKDAV
- a CDS encoding ABC transporter substrate-binding protein; protein product: MDLTRLEINRRTALLTSAAIAANVVNPMRAFAQETPRKGGVFTVHYAAEQRQLNPSIQASTGVYIIGGKIQENLVDLDASGQPVGVLAESWEATPDGKTVTFKLRKGITWHDGKPFTSADVEFTAMNMWKKILNYGSTLQLFLTAVETPDAHTAIFKYERPMPLNLLLRALPDLGYVSAKHLYESGDIRQNPTNLSPVGTGPFKFVRYERGQYIIADRNPDYWRPNAPYLDRIVWRVITDRASAAAQMEAGELHYAPFSSLTLSDLARLSKDKRFIVSTKGNEGNARTNTLEFNFRRKELSDIRVRRAIAHAINVPFFIENFLGDFAKLGTGPIPSTSTDFYPGPNTPQYPYDKAKAAALLNEAGYKPGTGGTRFTLKLLPAPWGEDISLWSTFVQQSLGEIGIPIEIVRNDGGGFLKQVYDEHAFDLATGWHQYRNDPAVSTTVWYRSGQPKGAPWTNQWGWEDKNVDKTIDDAATEIDPAKRKALYTQFVKEVNTELPVWMPIEQIFVTTITAKARNHSNTPRWGSTSWHDLWLSA
- a CDS encoding ABC transporter permease, giving the protein MRILSLAGRRLAASIPTLVLILIGVFLLLQFAPGDTVDAMMAQMGGGDAATAKELRKFYGLDLSIPAQLGNYLWRLVRLDLGFSSIYGKPVASVILERLPPTILLMTASLSFAFFFGLVFGVIAARSVNRWPDTLISTLGLIFYATPSFWFGLMAIVVFSVYLQWLPPGGFEDIGTVRTGIWRALDIASHLVLPTLTLGLIFLAIYLRIMRASMLEVLNLDYVRTARAKGLDETRVVTRHVLRNALLPMVTLIGLQAGTMLGGSVVVESVFSLPGLGRLAYESVVQRDLNTLLGIVFVSALLVITVNFIVDLIYARLDPRITAEG